Proteins found in one Kangiella sediminilitoris genomic segment:
- a CDS encoding PP2C family protein-serine/threonine phosphatase: MSEKETQRIASAMLSHKGVSRQNNDDKVYGSSELGLWLLSDGVGGLKQGEQASLYTVKEIRKSIIAGANLPNAVHSAHSVIKAYNRHEEEDRGATVVALHSKGDVYDIAWVGDSRAYLWNEVTGELTQLTEDHTLVQKLMNAGLLEPSQAKHHPKRHVITQCLGIENDHQLNIGQLSREWGYGEHILLASDGLYDELSRTELLGALRMQRDNQAKVEYMVSLACKNGGSDNVSVILLSSPVKEPKKPEKKSFIQQIKELLKIG; encoded by the coding sequence ATGTCAGAAAAAGAAACTCAACGCATTGCATCAGCAATGTTGTCTCATAAAGGTGTGTCTCGGCAAAATAATGATGATAAAGTCTATGGCTCATCTGAGTTAGGCCTGTGGTTACTTTCCGATGGGGTTGGTGGTTTAAAGCAAGGTGAGCAGGCTAGCCTGTATACGGTTAAGGAAATTAGGAAGTCAATCATAGCTGGCGCCAATTTACCCAATGCAGTTCATTCTGCACATTCTGTAATTAAGGCATATAATCGTCATGAAGAAGAAGACCGCGGTGCTACGGTTGTTGCTCTGCACTCTAAGGGCGATGTTTATGACATTGCCTGGGTTGGCGATAGTCGTGCCTATCTTTGGAATGAAGTGACGGGCGAGCTAACTCAGTTAACAGAAGACCATACATTAGTACAAAAACTGATGAATGCTGGTTTACTTGAGCCGTCACAAGCTAAACATCATCCAAAAAGACACGTTATTACTCAGTGTCTTGGTATCGAAAATGACCACCAATTAAATATTGGTCAACTGAGTCGAGAGTGGGGCTATGGTGAACATATCCTGCTGGCCAGTGATGGTCTGTATGATGAGTTATCACGTACTGAGTTACTTGGTGCGTTACGCATGCAAAGAGATAATCAGGCAAAGGTGGAATATATGGTTTCGCTTGCATGTAAAAATGGGGGTAGTGATAATGTCTCTGTAATTTTATTATCTTCGCCAGTGAAAGAGCCGAAGAAACCTGAAAAAAAGAGCTTTATCCAACAAATTAAAGAACTATTAAAAATAGGCTAA
- a CDS encoding FHA domain-containing protein codes for MSSQDPSKNKPAQNKGYREDKAGPQGTLVFDSKEVDRMIAAEIQKLEDDGTKVPALLATTKPHAGQTFILNYGKNVIGRGKGNGVTIYDPAASSTHAQITYYNGEWKILNLLSSNGTIVNGEKVSERELSFGDKIQVGHTEFLFTLVDAQETDDEDQGEINWMLVGSLGIAAVLLIGVLIWLFL; via the coding sequence ATGTCGTCACAAGATCCGTCAAAAAACAAACCAGCCCAAAATAAGGGGTATCGAGAAGATAAGGCTGGTCCGCAGGGAACGCTTGTTTTTGACTCTAAAGAAGTTGATAGGATGATTGCTGCTGAGATTCAGAAGTTAGAAGATGATGGAACAAAAGTCCCTGCATTATTGGCTACAACCAAACCTCATGCTGGACAGACTTTTATTTTAAATTATGGCAAAAACGTTATAGGCCGCGGTAAAGGGAACGGTGTCACTATTTACGATCCTGCCGCATCTTCTACTCATGCTCAAATTACTTACTATAATGGTGAGTGGAAAATTCTAAATTTACTTTCATCGAACGGCACGATCGTTAATGGTGAAAAAGTATCTGAAAGAGAGCTATCATTTGGTGATAAAATTCAAGTAGGGCATACCGAATTTCTTTTTACTCTGGTAGATGCACAGGAAACCGATGATGAAGACCAGGGTGAAATTAACTGGATGCTTGTTGGTTCTCTTGGTATAGCCGCTGTACTACTTATCGGTGTATTAATCTGGTTGTTTTTATAA
- a CDS encoding serine/threonine protein kinase, producing MSNKLTIGRYELIEEIGRGAMSVVYLAKDPDIGRSLAIKLLKHDLVEKEEYRKLFLREARAAGGLSHPGIVTIYDVGIWQDRPYIAMELLEGKNLDDYLSEEGAMPLEDALEMAQQLTVALHYAHKKGVVHRDIKPENILVLDEGRRFKITDFGIARIEHQYMEGESEEEQAKVMGTPAYMSPEQISGKGTDFKTDLYSIGVILYKVTKGELPFEAANYGAMMQAVLQQNPQPLNAYSEQGFIWQSIIFRLLQKNPDLRYHDTDELIKELDALSKEIEQSGQGVGSIRFFSMRARWAIALSTLVLVVMVLGMFWVYERQNSLMNQLVYDYGSSMAQIISSETAEPLLLDENVALQAITVDIVENSDVLYLSIRDSNGLVQSSSMEQQVGKQHQLFEGSESLGGMKGSRIFQNADTFKQETFLFDTPISFQDKKIGFATIAIGREKLTSATRSSLLTMIIWMFVIMLAVFSGVYWLANKFTQRINKVRQAVKDIKTHGQADLISIDSHDEVGRLQQELNNLNQKLAGITKTQHMSVDEVNASIKEMTEMDKTVLLDYSEPGKNDSEKP from the coding sequence ATGTCTAATAAGTTAACCATAGGGCGCTATGAGCTGATTGAGGAAATCGGCCGTGGCGCCATGTCTGTTGTTTATTTAGCAAAGGATCCCGATATCGGTCGGTCACTTGCGATTAAGCTGTTAAAACATGACCTGGTTGAGAAAGAGGAATATCGCAAGCTATTTTTGCGTGAAGCCCGAGCAGCAGGTGGTTTGAGTCACCCCGGAATTGTAACTATTTACGATGTTGGCATCTGGCAAGATAGACCCTATATCGCTATGGAGTTGCTGGAAGGGAAGAACTTGGACGATTACCTGTCTGAAGAAGGTGCAATGCCTTTGGAAGATGCTCTAGAAATGGCCCAGCAATTGACAGTAGCCCTACATTACGCCCATAAAAAAGGGGTCGTTCACCGCGACATAAAGCCTGAAAATATCTTGGTTCTCGACGAGGGTAGACGCTTCAAGATTACCGATTTTGGTATCGCTCGAATTGAGCATCAATATATGGAGGGTGAGAGCGAAGAAGAGCAGGCCAAGGTCATGGGTACTCCTGCTTACATGTCACCTGAACAGATTTCTGGTAAAGGTACTGACTTTAAAACGGATCTCTACTCGATCGGCGTTATTTTATACAAAGTAACGAAAGGAGAGTTACCTTTTGAGGCCGCCAACTACGGGGCCATGATGCAAGCTGTTTTGCAGCAGAATCCACAGCCTTTGAATGCATACTCTGAACAGGGCTTTATTTGGCAGAGTATTATTTTCAGATTGCTCCAGAAGAATCCGGATCTTCGGTATCATGATACTGATGAGCTGATTAAAGAGCTTGATGCGCTGTCAAAAGAAATTGAGCAAAGCGGGCAGGGTGTAGGGAGCATTCGCTTTTTCTCAATGCGTGCACGATGGGCGATCGCGTTGTCTACTCTGGTATTGGTTGTCATGGTATTGGGGATGTTTTGGGTTTATGAGCGACAGAATTCGTTAATGAACCAGCTAGTGTATGATTATGGAAGCTCAATGGCTCAGATTATCTCAAGTGAAACTGCGGAGCCCTTGCTGCTTGATGAGAATGTAGCGTTACAGGCAATTACTGTAGACATAGTAGAGAACTCAGATGTCCTCTATCTATCTATCAGGGATAGCAATGGGTTGGTACAGAGCAGTAGTATGGAGCAGCAGGTCGGTAAGCAGCACCAGCTTTTTGAAGGTAGTGAGTCTCTCGGTGGCATGAAAGGAAGTCGAATTTTTCAAAATGCAGACACCTTCAAACAGGAAACATTTTTGTTCGATACACCCATTTCATTCCAAGATAAGAAAATTGGGTTTGCAACAATCGCAATAGGCCGAGAAAAACTAACTAGCGCGACACGTTCTTCATTGCTGACAATGATTATCTGGATGTTTGTTATTATGCTGGCAGTTTTTTCAGGCGTGTACTGGCTTGCTAATAAATTTACTCAGCGAATAAACAAAGTGCGACAGGCAGTTAAAGATATTAAAACGCATGGCCAGGCAGACTTAATTTCCATTGATTCTCATGATGAGGTCGGGCGCCTCCAGCAAGAATTGAATAATCTTAATCAAAAGTTGGCAGGCATAACAAAGACGCAACATATGAGTGTCGATGAAGTAAATGCTTCAATTAAGGAAATGACAGAAATGGATAAAACGGTATTACTGGATTACTCAGAGCCTGGAAAAAATGACTCTGAGAAACCTTAG
- a CDS encoding LysM peptidoglycan-binding domain-containing protein, which translates to MKVTIGISKTNIAVVCTAILLTGCSFKEDRTDVVVPIVDAFPSQPQSGLNDQNSRTSFEGYTYVVKYGDTLGTIAQEYLGSSSRYTELLRLNNLKKNGSIYVGQRLKLPVEGLRKIPGTEAAKQVTSKADQQNSASITPDNESYPELEKLLEKQQFNQAIQWVLSQEDLSASQVLQQKLLFATKSQVKIYKQEQNITDAETLLSGLIANEAIRPSNKRTLENELSLLRAEQGLVAAKRYADNEDFDEAYTILLDSWQKVGKPLENNILFTGTRNTVSEHYHQKALRHYRNQELDQALAFWQKILALNPNDDLALVYRDRVIALQNKLDNL; encoded by the coding sequence TTGAAAGTGACAATAGGTATATCTAAAACGAACATTGCAGTGGTATGCACCGCTATTCTCCTAACTGGTTGCTCATTTAAAGAGGACCGTACAGATGTTGTTGTGCCTATTGTTGACGCCTTCCCTTCACAACCTCAGTCTGGCCTGAATGACCAAAACTCAAGGACATCTTTCGAGGGCTATACTTACGTTGTCAAGTACGGTGATACGCTTGGAACAATAGCACAAGAATACCTGGGCTCATCAAGCCGCTACACTGAGTTGCTGCGCTTGAATAACCTCAAAAAAAATGGCTCAATTTATGTTGGGCAAAGGTTAAAGCTCCCAGTTGAAGGTTTAAGAAAAATACCGGGCACTGAAGCAGCAAAACAAGTAACTTCTAAAGCAGACCAACAAAATTCTGCATCGATAACACCTGACAATGAGAGTTACCCAGAACTTGAGAAACTACTGGAGAAGCAACAGTTTAACCAAGCTATCCAATGGGTTTTGAGTCAGGAGGATTTATCTGCTAGCCAGGTGCTTCAACAAAAGCTTCTTTTTGCAACAAAGAGTCAGGTTAAAATCTATAAGCAAGAGCAGAATATAACGGATGCAGAAACTTTGCTGTCGGGTTTAATAGCTAATGAGGCCATAAGGCCTTCTAATAAAAGAACCCTTGAGAATGAACTATCGCTTTTAAGAGCGGAACAGGGATTAGTAGCGGCTAAAAGGTACGCAGATAATGAAGACTTTGACGAAGCCTACACCATTCTTCTTGATTCATGGCAGAAAGTAGGGAAACCTTTAGAAAACAATATCTTGTTCACTGGAACACGAAACACGGTCTCTGAACATTACCATCAGAAAGCATTAAGACACTATCGTAATCAGGAGCTGGATCAGGCACTGGCCTTTTGGCAGAAAATACTAGCTCTAAACCCTAATGATGATCTGGCATTAGTATATAGAGACAGAGTTATAGCATTACAAAATAAATTAGATAACCTATAA
- the smpB gene encoding SsrA-binding protein SmpB produces the protein MAKKGKGKQSSNTIALNKRARHDYFIEETFEAGLALQGWEVKSLRAGKVNLSESYVLLKNGEAFLFGCHISPLLSTSTHVVADPTRTRKLLLNNHEIAKLFRGVEQQGHTVVALKLYWKKSLAKLEIGLAKGKKLHDKRATEKEREWNKTKERLMKHSV, from the coding sequence GTGGCAAAAAAAGGCAAAGGCAAACAATCCAGCAACACAATCGCCTTAAATAAAAGAGCTCGCCATGACTACTTTATAGAAGAGACATTTGAGGCAGGGTTAGCCCTGCAGGGCTGGGAAGTAAAAAGCTTGAGAGCTGGCAAGGTTAACCTGTCTGAAAGCTATGTGCTGCTTAAAAATGGTGAGGCCTTCCTGTTTGGCTGCCACATATCTCCGCTGTTGAGTACATCGACTCATGTCGTCGCAGATCCTACAAGAACGCGCAAACTTCTTTTAAATAACCATGAAATTGCCAAGTTATTTAGAGGGGTAGAGCAGCAAGGCCACACAGTTGTTGCTCTGAAACTCTACTGGAAAAAATCATTGGCTAAACTTGAAATAGGATTAGCCAAAGGTAAAAAACTACACGACAAGCGGGCTACAGAAAAAGAGCGCGAATGGAATAAAACCAAAGAACGTCTGATGAAGCACAGTGTGTGA
- a CDS encoding type II toxin-antitoxin system RatA family toxin produces MKTIKRQALLPFSTKQMFDLVDDIEKYPEFLPNCVGSTVLNRTDNQVTASLAVSKGGFERAFTTRNKNNPYQTIEMELVEGPFKHLNGCWTFTKLDDNACKVELVVSFEFSSRLTGLAFGSIFSHLAESFVDAFSERAKAVYR; encoded by the coding sequence ATGAAAACGATTAAGCGTCAGGCCTTATTACCCTTTTCAACGAAACAGATGTTTGACCTTGTGGACGATATTGAGAAATATCCTGAGTTTCTGCCTAACTGTGTTGGTTCGACAGTATTAAACCGTACGGATAATCAGGTAACAGCTAGTTTGGCTGTTTCAAAGGGTGGTTTTGAAAGAGCGTTCACTACACGAAATAAGAATAATCCTTATCAAACAATCGAAATGGAGTTGGTCGAAGGTCCTTTCAAACATTTGAACGGCTGCTGGACTTTCACAAAACTTGATGATAATGCTTGCAAGGTAGAATTGGTAGTCTCATTCGAATTTTCGAGTCGGCTGACGGGCTTAGCCTTCGGAAGTATTTTCAGCCATTTGGCAGAATCATTTGTAGATGCATTTTCAGAGCGTGCAAAAGCTGTCTATAGATAA
- a CDS encoding RnfH family protein — translation MMEQSSDDTVDEQKEKLHVEVAYALPDKQTILQLEIDPNITVREAIHQSGILEQYPEIDLNIQKVGIFSKLAKLDDYLHDGDRIEIYRPLLIDPKEVRKQRAEKAKQESKNKKQ, via the coding sequence ATGATGGAACAGTCTTCAGATGATACAGTTGATGAGCAAAAGGAAAAATTGCATGTCGAAGTTGCATATGCTTTACCTGATAAACAAACAATATTACAGTTAGAGATTGACCCTAATATTACGGTTAGAGAGGCTATCCATCAATCAGGAATTCTTGAGCAGTACCCAGAAATTGATTTAAATATTCAGAAAGTAGGGATTTTCAGTAAGTTGGCAAAGTTAGATGATTACTTACATGATGGTGACAGGATTGAAATATATCGGCCTTTACTGATTGATCCAAAGGAAGTTAGAAAGCAGCGAGCTGAGAAAGCGAAGCAAGAGTCTAAAAATAAAAAACAATAA
- the waaA gene encoding lipid IV(A) 3-deoxy-D-manno-octulosonic acid transferase, producing MLRLIYTFVYYLCAPLLCFRWVYKSFKPPQYREPMRERFGFVRKQMAPSIWFHAVSMGESNAAKAIIENLLKDDPSLNIVVTTTTPTGARQIIDGLGERVTHHYSPCDLPGTIKRFTRRIRPKVLIIMETELWPNWLNQMDKAGVPVILANARMSENSAKKYLKVGSLSREMMGAFYLVLAVGEDDRARFVRLGVSPEKTLVTGNIKFDQTFEENGRPSYYPLWQENSAPVWLAASTHRGEDEIILQAHEKVLKQIPDAKLVIVPRHPERFNEVAKLIESHKLSYARRSEENTWQVSVQILLGDTMGELMMAYKLADVAFVGGSLVSIGGHNMIEPASLGKPIISGSHVHNFKEIFGQLKLKGAALTADNADSISSVVVRLLGNPEERIGMGLSAKAVVEQSHGALDKTVEALKPFL from the coding sequence TTGTTACGTTTAATTTATACATTCGTTTATTATCTTTGTGCCCCATTACTGTGTTTTCGCTGGGTATATAAAAGCTTTAAGCCCCCGCAGTACAGGGAACCAATGCGTGAACGTTTTGGTTTCGTAAGAAAGCAGATGGCTCCCTCAATCTGGTTTCATGCCGTTTCTATGGGTGAGTCAAACGCAGCCAAGGCCATCATTGAAAACCTACTTAAAGATGACCCAAGTTTAAATATTGTAGTCACAACGACCACACCCACTGGAGCAAGACAAATCATCGACGGGTTAGGCGAAAGAGTGACTCATCATTATTCTCCATGTGACCTGCCAGGTACTATAAAAAGGTTCACTCGGCGTATAAGGCCTAAAGTGTTGATTATCATGGAGACAGAGTTATGGCCAAACTGGCTGAATCAGATGGATAAAGCGGGGGTTCCAGTAATATTGGCCAACGCAAGAATGTCAGAAAACTCGGCTAAAAAATACCTCAAGGTTGGTTCTTTAAGTAGAGAGATGATGGGAGCTTTTTATTTAGTTCTTGCTGTGGGGGAAGATGATCGGGCTAGATTTGTCAGGTTAGGTGTTAGTCCCGAGAAAACATTGGTGACGGGAAATATAAAGTTTGATCAAACCTTTGAGGAAAACGGACGTCCCTCGTATTATCCTTTATGGCAGGAAAACAGTGCGCCGGTTTGGCTTGCTGCCAGTACCCATAGAGGAGAGGATGAAATAATACTTCAAGCTCATGAAAAGGTCTTAAAGCAGATCCCTGATGCTAAGCTGGTAATCGTTCCGAGACACCCTGAGCGTTTCAACGAAGTTGCGAAGTTAATAGAATCACATAAACTTTCATATGCTCGACGCTCAGAGGAGAATACCTGGCAAGTTTCGGTACAGATACTGTTGGGAGATACCATGGGCGAGTTGATGATGGCTTACAAACTAGCAGACGTTGCTTTTGTAGGGGGGAGTCTGGTTTCCATCGGTGGGCATAATATGATTGAACCAGCTTCTTTAGGTAAACCAATCATTTCGGGGTCGCATGTCCATAATTTTAAGGAGATCTTTGGTCAGCTCAAGTTAAAAGGGGCTGCGCTAACGGCAGATAATGCTGATTCAATCAGTTCGGTAGTTGTTAGGTTGTTGGGAAACCCAGAGGAAAGAATTGGTATGGGGTTAAGTGCGAAAGCCGTTGTTGAGCAGAGCCATGGTGCTCTAGATAAAACGGTTGAAGCATTAAAGCCTTTCCTGTAG
- a CDS encoding TolC family outer membrane protein, whose product MKLTRTYKLLTATLLSGIANMSVASTDLVDVYTDALENDTQYKISDADLKSTEQGYRVTRSNLLPQINGSISRSRSDNDNEGQGLDGSPSDPFNSVVDTTSYSLQLDQVLFDWSQWVALDQAEMQVRASELSHGANLQSLMLRSAQAYFNVLSAEEALAISENEKAALKQQLDLTREQYEAGLANSTDFLNAQANYDQAVANVINQETNLVNAQEALRELTGRYYSELDEVGNNVTMVKPSPDNMDDWLRVANESNLGLKAQQMSVRIARDEVKRNRSGHYPRANLRVSYSDQERDTERLFPEGTTGIPALPPGTTTNSSTLSDGYTAGVTVTIPLFSGLRTSAQTEQAKQGYLKATHQLEQNARLVQKNVRSAFSTLKAAIQSFEANKRVLQSSQSSLEATQDGYQAGTRNIIDVLSATRAVYSAERSLSRAKFDYLLSGLQLKQAVGTLTREDIEQVNSWINNN is encoded by the coding sequence ATGAAACTGACAAGAACCTATAAACTGCTTACGGCAACTCTATTGAGTGGTATAGCCAACATGAGTGTCGCAAGTACAGATTTAGTGGACGTTTATACCGATGCGCTGGAGAATGATACTCAATATAAGATTAGTGATGCTGATTTAAAGTCAACCGAACAAGGTTATCGTGTGACACGCTCTAATTTGCTGCCACAAATTAACGGTAGCATCAGTCGTTCACGCTCGGATAACGACAATGAGGGCCAGGGACTTGATGGAAGCCCTTCCGATCCCTTTAACAGTGTAGTGGATACCACGTCATATTCTTTGCAGCTGGATCAGGTTCTTTTTGACTGGAGTCAGTGGGTTGCTCTTGACCAGGCAGAAATGCAGGTCAGAGCCTCAGAGCTAAGTCATGGTGCGAACTTGCAGAGCCTTATGCTTCGCTCGGCCCAAGCCTACTTTAACGTTCTTTCAGCAGAGGAAGCTCTTGCTATTTCTGAAAATGAAAAAGCAGCTTTGAAGCAGCAGCTTGATCTAACTCGAGAACAATATGAAGCCGGGCTGGCAAACTCAACAGACTTTCTAAATGCTCAAGCTAACTATGATCAAGCTGTAGCGAATGTAATCAATCAGGAAACCAACCTGGTTAATGCTCAGGAAGCCCTTCGCGAATTAACAGGACGGTATTACTCCGAACTTGATGAGGTGGGTAATAATGTCACCATGGTAAAACCTTCACCGGATAATATGGATGACTGGCTACGAGTGGCAAATGAATCTAATTTGGGTCTAAAAGCACAACAAATGAGTGTTAGAATCGCCCGGGATGAAGTGAAGCGAAACCGTAGCGGGCACTACCCAAGAGCTAACCTAAGAGTTAGCTATAGCGATCAAGAAAGGGATACGGAACGGCTTTTTCCTGAGGGTACAACAGGAATACCAGCTCTTCCTCCTGGGACAACCACAAACTCCTCAACCTTATCTGATGGTTATACCGCTGGAGTGACAGTGACAATTCCTTTGTTTTCAGGACTCAGAACATCGGCACAGACAGAACAGGCAAAACAAGGTTACCTTAAAGCTACTCATCAGCTGGAACAGAATGCCCGCTTAGTGCAAAAGAATGTACGCTCAGCTTTCTCTACACTAAAAGCGGCCATACAGTCATTCGAGGCGAATAAGCGTGTCTTACAGTCAAGCCAGAGCTCACTGGAAGCAACTCAGGATGGTTATCAAGCCGGTACACGTAATATTATTGATGTACTGTCAGCTACCCGTGCAGTTTACTCTGCAGAGCGTTCATTGAGTCGAGCCAAGTTTGATTATCTTTTAAGCGGCCTACAATTAAAACAAGCAGTAGGTACTTTAACTAGAGAAGATATAGAGCAGGTAAACAGTTGGATTAATAATAACTGA
- a CDS encoding protein-L-isoaspartate O-methyltransferase family protein, protein MTNTATDFEQARHNMVEQQIRPWNVLDQRVLDKIEGLARDRFVPKRYRDISYADTQIDIGHSQIMMTPKEEARMLQALAIKPSDTVLEIGTGTGYCTALMASLAKHVYSVDIIAEFIESASQITSKLGLSNIEFEEGDAANGWPHHKPYDAIAITGSYYQLPETYLTHLSIGGRLFCVTGTEPAMQAQIITRLGEEEWHYETLYETVIPKLINSQPKPQFSF, encoded by the coding sequence ATGACAAATACGGCTACCGATTTCGAACAAGCAAGACACAACATGGTTGAGCAGCAGATACGCCCGTGGAATGTCCTCGATCAGCGTGTTTTAGACAAAATAGAGGGGTTAGCAAGGGATCGGTTTGTGCCGAAGCGATACCGCGATATTTCTTATGCTGATACCCAAATTGATATTGGCCATAGTCAAATCATGATGACTCCGAAGGAAGAAGCAAGAATGTTACAAGCCCTGGCCATTAAACCCAGCGACACTGTTTTAGAAATCGGAACAGGTACTGGTTATTGTACAGCGCTCATGGCGAGTTTGGCTAAACACGTATATAGCGTTGATATAATTGCAGAGTTTATTGAGTCAGCTAGTCAAATCACCAGCAAGCTGGGGCTTTCAAATATCGAATTTGAGGAAGGCGACGCTGCCAATGGCTGGCCTCACCACAAACCTTACGATGCGATTGCCATTACTGGCAGTTACTATCAACTTCCTGAAACTTATTTAACCCATCTGTCGATTGGTGGGCGCCTCTTTTGCGTTACTGGCACCGAGCCAGCGATGCAGGCTCAAATAATCACCAGACTAGGCGAAGAAGAATGGCACTATGAAACTTTATACGAGACGGTCATTCCGAAACTCATTAACAGTCAACCCAAACCGCAGTTTAGTTTTTAG
- a CDS encoding NUDIX domain-containing protein — MNRFTQDDVKFIESESLYQGFFSMKKYRYQHRRYQGDWSPVIEREIFERGEAVGVLLYDPGKNAFIMIEQCRPGALNRHGSPWLLEIVAGMVELGEKPEDVATREALEEAGCHVKRLIPIPGYWVSPGGTTEYVDLFLGLADSDEVAEYAGLETEHEDIKVLVLSRAELLKLLHQGHINNAMAIIALQWFLLNERELDLA; from the coding sequence ATGAATCGTTTTACGCAAGATGATGTGAAGTTTATTGAGAGCGAAAGTTTATACCAGGGTTTCTTCTCGATGAAAAAATACCGTTATCAGCACCGACGCTATCAGGGTGACTGGAGCCCGGTAATTGAGAGGGAAATCTTCGAACGTGGGGAGGCGGTAGGCGTTCTGCTTTACGATCCCGGGAAAAACGCTTTCATCATGATCGAGCAATGCCGTCCGGGTGCTTTAAACCGTCATGGTTCTCCATGGCTCCTGGAAATCGTAGCTGGCATGGTTGAGCTGGGAGAGAAGCCTGAAGATGTTGCTACAAGAGAAGCATTAGAAGAAGCTGGCTGTCATGTGAAGAGGTTGATACCCATTCCAGGTTACTGGGTAAGCCCCGGAGGAACTACCGAGTATGTTGATTTATTTCTTGGATTAGCAGATAGTGATGAAGTGGCCGAGTATGCAGGTCTTGAAACTGAGCATGAAGATATTAAAGTTTTAGTCCTTAGCAGAGCAGAGCTGTTGAAATTGTTACATCAAGGCCACATTAATAATGCAATGGCAATTATAGCGCTGCAGTGGTTTTTACTGAATGAGAGAGAGCTGGATTTAGCTTAA
- a CDS encoding DUF1249 domain-containing protein, with the protein MSSRVKRKYIPDLKEFMALCASNYAKLARLTGLVDLEVGQAFTIPIDNQPDLKITLKQISRHTATYALTQTSSQISLKRDYLVRMYHDAKVAEVLSGLNKGMLPPVFPYPNEKMRQPDEKIQLNRFLSEWLNFCLEFGRPHSLSKTQLVFFD; encoded by the coding sequence ATGTCGAGTCGAGTAAAGAGAAAGTATATTCCTGATTTAAAAGAGTTTATGGCGTTATGCGCCAGTAACTATGCAAAGCTTGCTCGGCTGACTGGTTTGGTTGACTTAGAGGTTGGCCAAGCATTTACTATTCCTATAGACAATCAACCTGATTTAAAAATTACTCTAAAACAGATAAGTCGGCATACCGCAACCTACGCACTAACCCAAACTTCAAGTCAAATTAGCTTGAAAAGAGATTATCTGGTGCGTATGTATCATGATGCTAAAGTTGCTGAAGTCCTTTCTGGTTTGAATAAAGGCATGTTGCCGCCTGTATTTCCGTACCCGAATGAAAAGATGAGGCAGCCTGATGAAAAAATTCAGTTAAACCGTTTTTTGTCAGAATGGTTGAATTTTTGTCTAGAATTTGGTCGACCTCACAGTTTGAGTAAGACCCAATTGGTTTTTTTTGATTGA
- the cpdA gene encoding 3',5'-cyclic-AMP phosphodiesterase has protein sequence MNKEQTRLFIGRSEMTILHLSDPHLFAERDSTLLGVKTNESLLAVLDDIDRRHILPDLIVVTGDISQDYTAESYQNFVQYLSRYNKPVFSLAGNHDERSKLKKYLSTSIFSTAEQLITEHWQMLMLNSHVPEKVYGQISQEELQWLKRCLDENSDLPTIIFTHHHPVPVGSAWLDKIGIENGSELVELLSQYPQVQMCAFGHVHQATELLYKTVNYRSVPSTCVQFKKHSKDFSASAEKPGYNLYRCQSNGLIEVDSFRVDDYLPSVNLAISGY, from the coding sequence TTGAATAAAGAGCAAACACGCCTTTTTATAGGCCGTTCTGAGATGACAATACTACATCTGTCCGATCCACATTTGTTTGCGGAACGTGATTCTACCCTACTCGGTGTAAAAACCAACGAAAGCTTGCTTGCGGTACTGGATGATATCGACAGACGCCATATATTGCCTGATCTAATAGTAGTCACTGGTGATATTTCGCAAGATTATACCGCAGAGTCTTATCAAAACTTCGTCCAGTATTTATCAAGATATAACAAACCTGTATTCAGCCTTGCGGGTAATCACGATGAGCGCTCCAAGCTTAAGAAGTATTTATCAACTTCTATTTTTTCCACAGCAGAGCAGCTCATTACTGAGCATTGGCAAATGCTAATGTTAAATAGTCATGTTCCTGAGAAGGTTTATGGACAGATAAGTCAGGAAGAGTTGCAGTGGCTAAAACGCTGTTTGGATGAAAACTCTGATTTACCTACCATTATCTTTACCCACCATCACCCGGTTCCTGTTGGTAGTGCCTGGTTAGATAAAATTGGAATTGAAAATGGCTCTGAGCTAGTAGAGTTATTATCCCAGTACCCTCAGGTTCAGATGTGTGCTTTTGGACATGTCCACCAAGCTACAGAGTTGCTGTATAAAACAGTTAATTATCGATCAGTTCCGTCTACATGCGTTCAGTTTAAAAAGCACTCTAAAGACTTCTCTGCCAGTGCTGAAAAGCCCGGTTATAACCTATACCGTTGTCAGTCTAATGGGTTGATTGAAGTAGATAGTTTCCGTGTAGATGACTACCTTCCCTCTGTAAATTTGGCTATTTCAGGCTATTAG